The DNA region CCCGGCGgcgcttgctgctgttgctgcggaTAAGGACTCCCATCGTACCCGTGGCCTTGGGGCTGCGATGTtagtggaggaggtgatcgAAGTTGGGGGACGGTCGAGACGTGTTGCGGGACTGGGTGGTGTAGCGGAGGCGATTGCCCATACGTCGGTCGCTGCATTCTGGCGGTTGTAACGAAGGGAGTTTAGATATAGAGCGGTTAATTGTCGATGTCTTCGAGTCGAGAATATGATGGATTCAGCGCCTGAAATGGGATGTGCTCGATGTGGTGTCACTGCGTGGATAGTCGTCGTCGGTTGGCTTCGGAGGCCGCGAGTCGGTCTGTTTTTGGACATGTGTTTTAAACAATTTCTCGATGCTGTCATCTCCCCTGAGCCACAAGCTTGTCGCGCCAGCGGGCGCCGGCTAATCCCCGGTCAGCGACACAGAGGCCCATTGCGCCAATGATAGGCCCCCCCGTTATCGATAATAGCGGGGACCTGGGACCATGATGGCAACTGACAGCGTTACAGTCCGCCGTCAACGGGACGGGAGCTTTCTCATTGCGACAGCGCTCCCAGAACATAGCATCCTATTCCAACGTGCAGCTTACATTTTtaaccagcagcaccaccaaggACGACATCTTGCCATGCTGGACACTTTCGAAATTCTGACCACGTCCGGAGTGGTCCTCTGGTCAAGGACTTACGCCGCTGTCAGCCCATCCGTGGTCAACAACTTCATCAATGACATCTTTATCGAGGAGAAGAGTTCAGTTGCCGGCGCAAAGAACGGCGCTTCTGCCGCTGAGAACCCTTCGTACAAACATGACCAACACACTTTGCGCTGGACCTTCGAAAAGGAATTGGGCATCATTTTCGTGGTCGGTAGTACCTTGAGGGGCAACCTTTTCTACCCCTGAATTCAGCTGACCCTTTTGTTTGCTAGGCCGTGTACCGTTCTCTGCTCCACATCTCCTGGATCGATAAACTGGTCGACAACATCAGGGCTATCTTCGTTGGCCTCTACCGTGACGAGTTAACCAAGCCGAATACCACCATCGTCGAGTGCCTCACCTTTGACCAGTATTTCGACCAACAACTTCGAGAGCTTGAACAGGCCGGTGGCAAATCGGACACGCGCGCACTGAAAAGTGAAGTGTTATCCGAAGATACGGGCGAtgaacctccctccccaccaaacaACCGCGGCCAACAAGCCTTCCGCGGGGTATCACCAGGCTCGAGTCCAAATGTTTCGCGCCCAGGTACCCCCAGCGCAAGCCATCTGCTGGTCGCCAAGGCTGGACCGGGGGCGAAATTGTCCAGAAGAGCGAGAAAAATGCAGAATACCACCTCAGCTCCAGTATCGTCTGGTGACGAAGGCTCGGCCaggaaggccaaggccaagccAGTGAAGCGCGGGAGGAAATGGGATGCCGATGGGCTTgctgatgaagacgatggtGTTCAGCTTGACTACTCGgttcccaccctcaccagTGATAATGAAGCTGAGCCCGGTGCGAGACCATGGGCCGTAGAAGAGGTGGACGCGTCGACATGGGGTTCCCAGACCAAGGGAAAGTTTGTCCTGAGAGACTTGGGCGATGAAGTCAACTCGATTCTGGCTGATGCCGATGCGAAGAAGAATGCTGCTACCAAGACCGACGCGCCTAGTGGTCTCGTAGGCACTGGTCTCAGTGCTATCGGAGGGTTGTTCAGGAACGTGGTGGGCGGAAAGGTTTTGACAAAGCAAGACCTGGATAAGGCGATGAAGGGAATGGAGGAGCATTTGCTCAAAAAGAACGTTGCGCGCGAGGCGGCGATACGTCTTtgcgagggtgttgagaaAGAACTGGTGGGGGTGAAAACTGGCAGCTTTGAAAGTGCGTTGTGCCATCCTTCAACCCAGTCATGTCAGACCATGCTAACCTCGGTACAGGTATCAACGCAAGGATACAGAAAGCTATGGAGGCTTCCCTGACGAAAATGCTtacaccaacatcatcactcgATCTCTTGAGAGAAATCGACGCGATTACCTCGCCTTCTGCGACATCGCTCCGCAAGGCCCGGCCATACGTCATGTCTATCGTCGGTGTCAACGGCGTAGGCAAGTCGACAAATCTCTCCAAAAtctgcttctttttgttgcaGAACAAGTACAAGGTTCTCATTGCTGCCGGTGACACGTTCCGTTCCGGTGCCGTCGAACAGCTCGCTGTCCACGTGCGCAACCTGAAAGAATTGACTACCCGTGAAGGTGGCCAAGTTGAGCTGTACCAGAAGGGCTATGGCAAGGATGCCGCTACTGTGGCCAAGGATGCCGTCGCGTATGCGGCACAAGAGGGATTCAACGTGGTTCTCATCGATACCGCGGGGCGTAGACACAACGACCAAAGATTGATGAGCTCCCTGGAGAAGTTTGCCAAATTTGCGCAACCAGACAagattttgatggttggcgAGGTACGTTTCCTTTTCTAGATGCTATTGATCTTAACACAGATGCTGACTCGGTCTATAGGCACTTGTCGGCACAGACTCCGTTGCTCAGGCCCGGAACTTCAATGCGGCTTTTGGATCTGGTCGTTCCTTGGACGGGTTCATCATCTCGAAATGCGACACCGTCGGAGACATGGTCGGGACTTTGGTTAGTATCGTACATGCCACCAATGTCCCGGTTTTGttcgtcggcgtcggccaACACTACTCTGATTTGAGGAACTTCTCAGTCAAGTGGGCTGTTGAGAAGTTGCTGAGTAGTGCATGATTCCAGGTTACCAACAGCCTTGAAGACGTAGTTTAGTTGGATTATCGATACATAGACATTAATTGCTGTAATACTTGACCTTTGATATCTGTGAAAACATGGAAACTGATGCTGATTTAGGGGTAAAAGAAGTCGAAAGCAAATTCTCattagggttagggttccaAGGAGTTGTTGCTACTTGCTCTCTGAAGTGAAAGTCAATTAAAGAGCTGTCACGTGTCCACGCGGCGCCACGCCTTTGGACCCCCCGCGACGACCGCGTTCACTTTCAACTAAGCTTCCTGaacaccaaaacaccagGGTCCCGCCTCAAGTCACTCGCTTTCGGTCTGATCACGACCACGCCATGCCGAGGCAATATGACACCCGACTCGCGCGGCAGGACTGCCCGGTCCACACAGCATGGATTTAGCAACAATACGCTCCCCCATGGagcaccccctccatcgacCCTCGCTGCCCAGATCGTAGAGAACATCTCGTCGACATCGCGAAAGTCGCACTTGAGCGACGCTTCGACCGAAGAACTGAAGCATCTTCAGAGTCTCGTGGAAAATTACAACGCCAAATCCGAAGACATCAAGACACCAGCAGAGCAAGTCGAGTACAATCATCTACTGGTGTACATGATCGGATCTGTCTCTCTCAAAATCCTTTACTGGGACGACCCATTTTCAACCCAAGAGAAACTACACGAAGGCGCCATTGCAGCTTTTGGCTTCCTAAGAACCACTTTAACGGAGACGCCTTCCGTCTTGAAGTGCGCCACCGACGGGACGAAATACCTAAATATGGGCGAGGAGCCTCTGTGGCTATGGATATTTCCACGACTGCTCAAGATACTGGCACATAGGAGGGCGCGGGCTATTACTGGTCAAGTTGAAGCACTCTTCGATTACATCCTGGAGCTTGTAGAGGATAATGTAGGAATTTGGGACCTCGGTTTGCCGCTTATGCAGTACTTCCGTGCAATCCTTAACAGTAAGCCTACCTCTAATGTTCTTGGATATGGGAGAACAAGCCCACTAACCTTCCATTAGGTATTCTTGACATTTTTGACCCCAATTCCTCGACGACCAGAACTTCTCCTCTCCAAATCGAGCTGCCCCCAAGCGCATTTTTGAAATCAGTCTCTGAAACCCCGATCCTGAATTGCACATTCCCTCTCCAGGGTGAAGAAAATGCTATCCACTTTGCTACCAGCCTTCTTTCAATCATCCAACGCGCCATCATTCCCGGGCCTGAGGCCAATATCTCTGTTCTTTACGGCAATCATACCATCTGGGTCTTGGATCTTTTCCAGCCGCTCAGTCTCCTCGTGGCAACTTTGCCAGTCCCCTCGGAGACTAGGGTTTCGAAAATTGTTCAGATGTCTCTTGAGTTGGCAGAGGCATACAACGAACTTGGCGCCACGGATGCAATCTTCAAGCACAAGGCTAATGCCACTCTTGCTTTAGTATGCAACAACGTGATCAAAAATCCCCAACAACTACTTACCCAAGGCGATGAAGGAGTAGATGCAAGGCGCGTGATGTGTCTTGCTTTTGTTCATCTAGCAAAAGCTGCCATTGCTCATGCACCAACATCAAGTCTTATCTCTTGTGGTCTTTTTGGGATTTCAAAAGTACTGACGATGGAGAATGCTGTCATTGGGCCTGATACCGATTTCTCAGTGAGTAAAACAATATGACGTTGATGCTATAACTACGCTAACTCAAACCCAGCGAGCTGTTGAGCTTTTGGCGCAAGCAACCGTAAACCCAGCTTTCAAGGGCTTTACCGCTGAGATTCAAGCAGGCAACTTTGTGGATGCAGCACTGAAGCAACAGGTAGAAAAGCTTTTGGCCAAGAACAATCCGCCACAAGCATCCTCACACCCTCCACCGAAACGTAGGAAAACGGACTCTTCATCAGTGGCGTCCGGAGTTCTGGGTGATATTCATAGGCGACTCTGCCAGCTACTCGAAACAGATCCGGAAATGGACCTCGGAGATATCTTGAACCACTTAGCGGACGCCTACCCTCAGCTTAGCGAGGCTGATCAGTGCTGGCTTATTGAACTTATATCACGTCTGTTCTGCGCGGCAGAGAATACATTGACAGTTCACAAACACAGCACTCCCTCGACTCTCAAATTCCGGTGTTTGTATTGCTCTGGTACCAGCAATATGACACCGGTCTCAGGTTATGATGCGGATATCAAGAGCCTCGCACTAAGCTCTTTCAGTAAATTAATTCTGTTGCAAGAATTTGTCGAATCCAGGCGGCCTCGTATCTTTGCGATGATAGCTCTTCGACGAATAGCTAGGCACGTACCGAATGGGGAGTTTTGGGACAATGGAAAGTCGGCTCCTGGGAAGTGGTGCCTACAATCTCTGAGCAGCTCGGTCAGAGAGCTTCGTATTGCTGCTGGACGGGCGTTGCCCATTTTTCTTGCCAATTTCTCAGCCACCGAGGTGGATAACAGCGTTATCAAAAGAAACACGGCCCGTACTATCGGACTTCTCAAATCAATATCTGACCAAAACGTCATCTCCTTGCAGGAAACTTGCATCATGGCATGGGGCCAAGTTGGGCGAGTGGTGGCGGACACGGAGTTgaacctcgtcctcgtcaaacTGGTCGAGTATCTCGGGCACCACAACATGATGGTATCAACCGTTGCGTTCAACGAGATTATGAACCTCGCGGAATCTCATGATGTGGCAATTGCCAGCCTCTTCCGGCCTTTCTGGCCAAGTTTGGCGTTTTCAGTCGTTAAGGACCTCGTGTCAAGGCCACAGACCACACAGCTGGTTGCTGAACTTCTTCAGATAAGCGTTCATAACCTTTTGAAGATGTTGCAAAAGCATGCGTTGCCGTGGTTGGTTCTCGGCAAAAAACGCGAGGTCATTCAAAAGATTGCTGAAGCAAGGGGTGAGAAGGACTGCTGGCAGCCTTGTGTTGATGCTGAAAACCTACCGTCTATACTTGCACTTCTCCTTGTACAAGATGTACCGAACGTGGAATCGTACGCGATGGAGCTGCTTCAACATACATCTGCGCATCTTAACAAGTCTCCCCTGGTGGATTTACTTCGAACGGGGCCCATGATGATTGCTTTAGAGTTGTTCAAATATGCCGCCGCTGCGAACGACGATCGAAAGCCCCAGGTAAGGATTCTTcaggtttttgttttgttccttttcttttttggctATCTTGAGAGCTTCATGACTGACAGTTACTAGGTACGAACAGCACTTGTCACAATGGCGAACCTGATCACCGGAACGCCAAAGGACAAAAAGATGAGCAGGACAGATGTTATCGGGCGCTTTCTTCAACCCTATGCCTTGGGCGTCGCTACGCGGCTAGTCGAGAACATTAATGATTCTCACAATgtgcatcctcctccacaggaGCGAAAATTGTGCATTCGCGCAATGGAGGTAATGATTAGGGTGTGTTCTTCATACGCCAGCATTGCCCGTACCCAAGTAAGTAAAGCAAAGCGTCAGCTTGCGAGACTTTCTCTAATATATCGACAGATATCGGCTTGCTTGGTGACTGCGCTGGCCCACGATGAACTCCGATCAGCAGCCTTTTCATGTTGGGCATCTATGCTCACGTGTATGGAGGACACCGACCTGGAAGTACTACTCGAAGCGACTTTTTACCTTATCAGGTTCTACTACAGTTCCTGCGATGAAGAAACCAAACAATTCCTCAAGTCTCTGTTGCAAGATCTGCTTTCTAAGAACAGACAGATCATCATGGAGTACTCCATCAAGCTTCCCTCGCTCGGTGAAATTGATGAGCTGCGGGATATCAGTGAGGAAGTCGAAGGCCTTCGTCCGCGCTTGACGATCAAGGAGACCTTTGCCGTATTCTCACAGCGTTTGGCCCATGAAAACCCCGGTGTTGTCGAGTACGCGTTGACTGAACTGGTGCCATATCTGGAGAAGCACCAGGAATATCTCCAAACCTCAGCCATTAGCGAACGTCCGGATGCTATCCTCACAACCTTGACTCGTTCAATCTTGGACTGTTCGGTCAAGTACAACGGATGGCAACCATGTATTACGCGGTCATGCGCTGAAGCTCTCGGGCTCATAGGTTGCTTGGACTCCAATCGTCTGGAAACTACGCGGGAGCAGCAACACATTGTCGTCATTCACAACTTTGAGGACGCAAGCGAGACCACTGACTTTGTGGCCTTTGTGCTGGAGAATGTCCTGGTCAAAGCCTTCCAGTCGACAACCGACACCAAATTCCAGGGATACCTCTCTTATGCCATGCAGGTTCTCCTCGAGAGAACCGACTTTAAAGTTGCTTTCCAGATGGCTGGTGAAGGAGAAAGCGAGCCGGTCTATAGGAGATGGCTCGCCTTTGCGGAAAGCACTCGCGAAACCCTTATCCCGCTTTtatcttcctccttcttgcttGCGCCTTTGCCTAAGCAGTCCACTGAATACCCGATCTTCAAACCAGGGAAGAAGTCATATTCCGCATGGCTCAAAGCTATCGTGTTTGATCTGCTGCGCTGCACTCAGAACGCTTTTAGTGAGATGATCTTTGAGCCGCTGTGCCGGTTGATCAAGGTCAAAGATCTCACGGTTACTGAATTTTTGCTGCCTTTTGTGGTCATGCATGTCATCCTGGGTCAACCGGACTCTTCGGTGTTCAGTCCAAAGATCAAGGCTGAGTTGTTGGCTATTCTGAAATACCACCCGCCAAACACAGCCTCGTATGTCGAGAAGGAGCAGACAAAGCTCTATTACCAGGCGGTGTTCCGCATTATCGACTACTTCAAGAGATGGCTGCAAATTAGGAAACTGAAGGCGACCACGCCAAGGGCCCAGAAACAGGTCGCCTGGGTTGAGGATCTTCTCGACTCTCTCGATCCAAAGTTACTTTCGCAGCGAGCTGTCGATTGCGGTGAGTATGCCAGAGCTCTTTACTTTCTGGAGCCGCACCTGGAGAATCTCGATAAGAAAAAGCCACAGGAAGTACGGGAAGTCGACGAAGACTATCGGTTGCGTGACACTCTTCAGAACATTTACACGCAAATCGACGACCCAGATGGTTTGGAAGGTGTCTCGGCTCATCTGGGCACGGTCACTTTGGACCAGCAAGCCCTCAACCATCGGAAAGCTGGCCGCTGGACAGCAGCCCAGACATGGTATGAGATTCGACTGGCGGAATCCCCCGAGGACACTGATATTCAGGTTGATCTCCTCACCTGTCTCAAAGAATCAGGCCAGCATGACGTTTTGCTCA from Podospora pseudoanserina strain CBS 124.78 chromosome 1, whole genome shotgun sequence includes:
- a CDS encoding hypothetical protein (EggNog:ENOG503NWSW; COG:U), producing the protein MMATDSVTVRRQRDGSFLIATALPEHSILFQRAAYIFNQQHHQGRHLAMLDTFEILTTSGVVLWSRTYAAVSPSVVNNFINDIFIEEKSSVAGAKNGASAAENPSYKHDQHTLRWTFEKELGIIFVAVYRSLLHISWIDKLVDNIRAIFVGLYRDELTKPNTTIVECLTFDQYFDQQLRELEQAGGKSDTRALKSEVLSEDTGDEPPSPPNNRGQQAFRGVSPGSSPNVSRPGTPSASHLLVAKAGPGAKLSRRARKMQNTTSAPVSSGDEGSARKAKAKPVKRGRKWDADGLADEDDGVQLDYSVPTLTSDNEAEPGARPWAVEEVDASTWGSQTKGKFVLRDLGDEVNSILADADAKKNAATKTDAPSGLVGTGLSAIGGLFRNVVGGKVLTKQDLDKAMKGMEEHLLKKNVAREAAIRLCEGVEKELVGVKTGSFESINARIQKAMEASLTKMLTPTSSLDLLREIDAITSPSATSLRKARPYVMSIVGVNGVGKSTNLSKICFFLLQNKYKVLIAAGDTFRSGAVEQLAVHVRNLKELTTREGGQVELYQKGYGKDAATVAKDAVAYAAQEGFNVVLIDTAGRRHNDQRLMSSLEKFAKFAQPDKILMVGEALVGTDSVAQARNFNAAFGSGRSLDGFIISKCDTVGDMVGTLVSIVHATNVPVLFVGVGQHYSDLRNFSVKWAVEKLLSSA
- the MEC1 gene encoding serine/threonine-protein kinase M1 (EggNog:ENOG503NVRB; BUSCO:EOG092600SD; COG:B; COG:D; COG:L; COG:T) encodes the protein MTPDSRGRTARSTQHGFSNNTLPHGAPPPSTLAAQIVENISSTSRKSHLSDASTEELKHLQSLVENYNAKSEDIKTPAEQVEYNHLLVYMIGSVSLKILYWDDPFSTQEKLHEGAIAAFGFLRTTLTETPSVLKCATDGTKYLNMGEEPLWLWIFPRLLKILAHRRARAITGQVEALFDYILELVEDNVGIWDLGLPLMQYFRAILNSILDIFDPNSSTTRTSPLQIELPPSAFLKSVSETPILNCTFPLQGEENAIHFATSLLSIIQRAIIPGPEANISVLYGNHTIWVLDLFQPLSLLVATLPVPSETRVSKIVQMSLELAEAYNELGATDAIFKHKANATLALVCNNVIKNPQQLLTQGDEGVDARRVMCLAFVHLAKAAIAHAPTSSLISCGLFGISKVLTMENAVIGPDTDFSRAVELLAQATVNPAFKGFTAEIQAGNFVDAALKQQVEKLLAKNNPPQASSHPPPKRRKTDSSSVASGVLGDIHRRLCQLLETDPEMDLGDILNHLADAYPQLSEADQCWLIELISRLFCAAENTLTVHKHSTPSTLKFRCLYCSGTSNMTPVSGYDADIKSLALSSFSKLILLQEFVESRRPRIFAMIALRRIARHVPNGEFWDNGKSAPGKWCLQSLSSSVRELRIAAGRALPIFLANFSATEVDNSVIKRNTARTIGLLKSISDQNVISLQETCIMAWGQVGRVVADTELNLVLVKLVEYLGHHNMMVSTVAFNEIMNLAESHDVAIASLFRPFWPSLAFSVVKDLVSRPQTTQLVAELLQISVHNLLKMLQKHALPWLVLGKKREVIQKIAEARGEKDCWQPCVDAENLPSILALLLVQDVPNVESYAMELLQHTSAHLNKSPLVDLLRTGPMMIALELFKYAAAANDDRKPQVRTALVTMANLITGTPKDKKMSRTDVIGRFLQPYALGVATRLVENINDSHNVHPPPQERKLCIRAMEVMIRVCSSYASIARTQISACLVTALAHDELRSAAFSCWASMLTCMEDTDLEVLLEATFYLIRFYYSSCDEETKQFLKSLLQDLLSKNRQIIMEYSIKLPSLGEIDELRDISEEVEGLRPRLTIKETFAVFSQRLAHENPGVVEYALTELVPYLEKHQEYLQTSAISERPDAILTTLTRSILDCSVKYNGWQPCITRSCAEALGLIGCLDSNRLETTREQQHIVVIHNFEDASETTDFVAFVLENVLVKAFQSTTDTKFQGYLSYAMQVLLERTDFKVAFQMAGEGESEPVYRRWLAFAESTRETLIPLLSSSFLLAPLPKQSTEYPIFKPGKKSYSAWLKAIVFDLLRCTQNAFSEMIFEPLCRLIKVKDLTVTEFLLPFVVMHVILGQPDSSVFSPKIKAELLAILKYHPPNTASYVEKEQTKLYYQAVFRIIDYFKRWLQIRKLKATTPRAQKQVAWVEDLLDSLDPKLLSQRAVDCGEYARALYFLEPHLENLDKKKPQEVREVDEDYRLRDTLQNIYTQIDDPDGLEGVSAHLGTVTLDQQALNHRKAGRWTAAQTWYEIRLAESPEDTDIQVDLLTCLKESGQHDVLLNYVEGMKRSPATVNRIAPFAVEASWATGRWETLEKYLGLYNAGDVSEVFDLGVGQALLSLKKRDMGGFKEHIQILRDKVAGSMTYSATSSLRACHEAMLRCHVLSDLEMIASNKALEGDNQAVLATLDRRLQVLGAYVGDKQYLLGVRRAAMELMRPKYGNEDISALWLLSGKLARKAGSMHQSFNAVLHAQQLGDASAIIENARLLYKDGHHRKAIQILEMAIKENSFVDKAVGPVPPSSARSQESHRNMLTATAQLLLAKWLDSTGQTHAGALRAQYQQAAKTHSRWEKGHYYLGRHYKKLLESEKGLDPEQQSDEYITGETAKLVIENYLRSLNFGSKYISQTFPRILTLFLELGSQVNKTPDGKVTFSRELYQRRRDILTELCAKFHKQLETMPAYICYTSLPQITARIGHPSPDVFKVLEDMIVRVVNAYPRQALWNVFPFMANPSRQPNDRQRRAIKILNTIKTSSPDIKAFLRAGEKLAEQLLVACNNGHFQSNRTTTASITRDLFFNHKCTPCPLVVPVETSLTATLPTLTDNVRRHKPFSRDAVTIEAFLDHVLVLGSLAKPRKLTARGSDGKLYGLLIKPKDDLRTDQRLMEFNSLINRSLKRDVESSRRQLYIRTYAVTPLNEECGIIEWVDGLKTLREILLSIYRGRNISPNYTQLAQLMKQACAGDNNTHIYTETIIGMFPPVLGEWFVSQFPNPSSWFAARLKYTRSCAVMSMVGTILGLGDRHGENVLLEEGNGGVFHVDFNCLFDKGRTFTQPECVPFRLTHNMQYAMGVYRYEGPFRHCSELTLRILRQQEETLMSILEAFIYDPTLDLQRGSKRTKEVIKLNPTSVVASIKRKVEGLLPEESIPLGVEGQVDMLIKEATNPRNLAAMYIGWCPFL